The Mauremys reevesii isolate NIE-2019 linkage group 1, ASM1616193v1, whole genome shotgun sequence genome has a segment encoding these proteins:
- the LOC120390823 gene encoding olfactory receptor 52B2-like, whose translation MSALNYTSSHPATFILLSIPGMEQAHVWLSIPFCVMYVVALLGNSVLLFTIITEPSLHEPMYIFLSMLTVADLLLSTTTVPKTLSVFWSLSKEISFNGCLTQMFFIDFIFITESAILLAMAFDRYVAICDPLRYTTVLTHSMIRKIAVAALTRSFCLIFPAVFLLKRLHYCGHNIMPHTYCEHIGVATLACVDITLNIWSGVAAAFLSAGLDAIFIAVSYACILRSLFRLPSQGVHLKALNTCGSHICVVLMFYTPAFFSWGTHRFGHRIPRHTLILLANLYVVIPPMLNPIVYGVRSRQVWDGAIRVFSR comes from the coding sequence ATGTCAGCGCTCAATTACACCAGCTCCCACCCAGCAACGTTCATCCTGCTCAGCATCCCAGGCATGGAGCAGGCGCACGTCTggctctccatccccttctgtgtgATGTATGTTGTTGCCCTTCTCGGGAACTCTGTCCTCCTCTTCACCATCATAacagagccgagcctccatgagcccatgtacattttcctctCCATGTTAACAGTGGCCGATCTGCTGTTATCGACCACCACGGTGCCGAAAACCCTGAGTGTTTTCTGGTCTCTCTCCAAGGAGATCTCTTTCAatggctgcctcacccagatgttttTCATTGATTTTATTTTCATTACCGAGTCGGCCATCCTACTGGCCATGGCCTTTGATCGGTACGTTGCCATCTGCGACCCGCTGCGGTACACAACTGTATTAACACACTCCATGATCAGGAAGATAGCTGTGGCCGCTCTAACCAGGAGCTTCTGTTTAATATTCCCAGCCGTCTTTCTCCTTAAACGGCTCCACTACTGTGGACATAATATTATGCCTCACACATACTGCGAGCACATAGGTGTGGCCACACTGGCCTGTGTGGACATAACACTCAATATTTGGTCTGGTGTAGCAGCTGCTTTCCTATCAGCCGGATTGGATGCTATCTTTATTGCAGTCTCCTACGCTTGCATCCTCAGGTCTCTCTTTAGGTTGCCATCCCAGGGTGTCCACCTCAAGGCTCTGAACACGTGCGGCTCACACATCTGTGTCGTACTGATGTTTTACACCCCAGCGTTTTTCTCCTGGGGCACCCATCGGTTTGGCCACCGCATCCCCCGCCACACCCTCATCCTACTGGCCAACCTCTACGTCGTCATCCCCCCCATGCTGAACCCCATCGTTTACGGGGTGAGGAGCAGACAGGTCTGGGATGGAGCGATCCGTGTGTTCTCGCGTTGA